Genomic window (Parcubacteria group bacterium CG10_big_fil_rev_8_21_14_0_10_36_14):
GTCAAGGTATAAAATGAGGTCAGGGCGGGGGATTCCAAATACTCCATGTTCAATTTTATCTAGCCAATTCAAAAATGTTTTACGTTTTTCTTCATCTTTTATTTTTCCGCCTTGATGAATCTGGTTTCCACTCACATATCTGTCTAAAAGGATAATTTTTTCTTCCGCCAGCCACTGGCGTATTTTTTCGCTTGATTCATATCTGTCGGCAGCATAAAGGACAGATGCAAGATATGGGTTAAACTTTGTTGGGTCGCCAAAATCTCCGCGTAAAAAACAACCAATAATATTTCCAAAATGATTATTGTAATATTGCGGGAAATCCAATGTCTCTACTTTACGTCCTTCGTCAACAAACCGCTCTATAAGTTTTTTTGTTTGTGTCGCTTTGCCAGAACCATCAGTCCCGTCAATAACTATTAGTTTACCCAAAGGCATAGAAATTTTTAATTTATTTATTTCCAACGGTAGAAAATGTTGTATCATCCATATCCACGGCAATATATTTTGCCAATAACGGATGAACGCTTTCCACTTCACGCCAGCATTCTTGTGCGATACGGCGATAAGATATATGTCCTTTTTTACCGGAGCGTAAAGGTATAAAATGATGAAGCTCGCGCAAATTCCAAGTAATTAGAGTGCGTTTTTTATATGCCAGTGGCACGATATATTGCGCTTCTTCTGGAAATTCTTTTATTAGTTTTTGATAAGCTTCTTCTGCTACGGCCATAGCATTTTTAAATCCCGTTTCATAACCAGCTTCTATTATTTCATCCGGTATGGAATATCCATGCACAGTTGTAACGGCTTGGTTGGTCTGGGTTGCCATTCTATGGCGCTGGATGTCACGAAAAGCCCCGTAGTCCATTAGAATATCAAAAGTGTAATAAATATGCTC
Coding sequences:
- a CDS encoding thymidylate kinase, with translation MIQHFLPLEINKLKISMPLGKLIVIDGTDGSGKATQTKKLIERFVDEGRKVETLDFPQYYNNHFGNIIGCFLRGDFGDPTKFNPYLASVLYAADRYESSEKIRQWLAEEKIILLDRYVSGNQIHQGGKIKDEEKRKTFLNWLDKIEHGVFGIPRPDLILYLDVQPKTSQILIEKKASRNYTGGAKKDGVESSVEHQTDSHEQSLRLVSEMNNWVRIKCEENGELLSIDLIHEKIWAIVSEMI